CAAGTTCAGGAGATCATAAAACATTAAGGTTTTAGGAGCTAAGAATGGTTGCTACCTGTGGAATGGGGCATGCATAAAATTAGGAGGAAGAAGATTGGGATCTGGGAGGATGGTTGAGGAGGTTTAGCAGGAAGGCATTttagacagaaagacaaagtcaTTAAAGTTACTAGAGAGTGAGGACTTTGAGGCCATGGTGGACAACAGGTGAAAACACAGTTATGAATGACTAGAGTGTGGGGAACTGTGTTAGATGAGAATGGGAGAGGTATTCCGTTTAGAGGAAACTAGATTGAAGCTGATAGCATCTGGAAGAAGGGTTTGGGCTTTAAGAGAATATTAAAAGGAAAGTGAAGCACAGGGGTTAACAGCATGGGTAGGAGAAGAGTAAAGCCCCAGGAATAATAAGCATTAGAGAAtcagagatgggagagatgtgACTAAGCAACATCATGTAGAAGAAGTAAAAGCAACAGACTAAATCCCActggtgtttttcttttctttccaagtttttgAAGTCCACTTCTGAGGCCTACTGTGTCTTAAAAACCATTCACGATGGCAAACTTCAGCAACAACACATCAATGATTCCTAGTTTCCTGCTGGTAGGCATCCCAGGCCTGGTGACCACACCATCATGGTGGGCCCTCATTTTGATTACCATATACCTCTTGTGTGCCCTAGGAAATGGAACAGTTCTCTGGGTCATTGCTGTAGAGCCCTCACTCCATCGCCCaatgttcttctttctcttcttgctgGGAGTGTCTGACTTGGGCCTGGCCACAGTACTAATGCCCACACTGCTGAAACTTTCCCTTTTTGATTCCCACGCAGTTCCAGCATTTGCCTGCTTCCTCCAGATGTTCTTCATTCATGTTTTCTCTGTCATGGAGTCCTCTGTCCTGCTGGCAATGGCCTTTGACCGGGCACTGGCCATCTGTCGCCCTCTCCGATACCCAGCACTGCTCACAAATAGTGTGATTAGCAAGATAGGACTGGTCATCATCTTCCGTTGTGTGAGTCTCCATCTacctttgccatttcttttggcCTGGATGCCCTACTGCCATCCCCAGGTTTTATCTCACTCCTACTGCTTACACCCAGACATTTCCAGGCTATCATGTCCTGGGGCCCAAGGTGCAACATACAGCTTCTTTGTGGTCTTGTCTGCTATGGGTTTGGACCCTGTCCTCATATTCCTGTCCTATGCCCTCATTGGGCAAGCACTTCAGGGTATAGCTTCACATGAAGATCGCCGTCGTGCCCAACACACCTGTGCTGCACACATCTCTGCTGTGTTTCTTTTCTATGTACCTATGATACTTCTAGCACTTGTTGACCGACTGAGGTTACCCATTCCCCATGCTGCCCATACTTTTCTCTCCTATATCCACTTTCTGCTTCCACCACTGCTCAACCCTGTTCTCTATAGTGTCAAGATGAGAGAGGTCAGGGAAAAGATCCTCAGAAGGCTCCATCCCATGAAAGTCAGATCTTTTTCATGAGACAGAATGAGCAAAAATCATAAGGGATGTAACAAGACATATTGCCCCACCTTTGGTATCCCAGTACCAAACATTGGCATGTTTATTTTCCCAGTAAAATGCTTAACAATACAATGgacatgtatgttttatatgcaagtatatacatatatttatgtccATGAATGTACTCGCATATGTTTTATTATTGTGTATGtcaaatgcctacatgaataaatgaacatGTGTCCATTTCATGTCATTCAATCCCCAAAGAGAGAAAGTCTTTAGCAAGGCAGAAAAAATAATCCAGGCTCACTGCCTCTAagctcagtgctctttccaacaCACTATAATAAATTTCGTAGGAATAAATAAGGAAATCAGACAGTGAAAAGactaaagaaagggagaaaagagggttTGGGGAGTCACTATTGGCAGTATAACCTTGTATCTGTGCAGAAATTCATCTACTGACCTAGGGGTGTATGTGAATGCTTGCAGACATATAAGGAAGgcacttttttcctcctcctctcttccccaaccTCTTCATTTGTCTCAGGATTTTCCCATAATCTCCCATGGGAACACAAGTGAAGGTCAAAATCCATCCGAATGAATAAATGGACATATGGATGCTGGAAGAATAAGAAGGTCTAGCCCATCCCCTACCTCAACATGGCCAAACTTATTTATTGACAGTCTGTAGGGACAGTATTTAATTACTCACTTTTCAAACTCAACCCCTCCCCActacacacacactcctttcccAAAACTCTTGAATTAGCTTGTGAAAACAGGATGTTACTTAATTATCATTTTGTTCCCATACTGCAAAATAAGTTTCACAAGGCCAAGAAATGAGTCTGATCTACACTTTTCATCTCTGACAACTTTGGCATCACTCTCTATGTAGCAGTCAatgttgttgaatgaatggatgaactgTATAGCATCTGCCAGATTGACTTCATTTGGCAATTGGAAGTCTTGGTCAAATGAAGACACTGATTGTATGGATAACATATGCTAAATATGCTAAGGATTTGCATATCATCAAAGATGATATGGGATGTTTGAAAATGTGACTTTGTGTCTTGGTTTCTTTCCTGTGTCCCAGAGAGGTCAAATAACTTAGCCATGGTAATTTAGtctcaaaggcaggatttaaactcaagtctatCTAATTTTAAGTCAAagactctatctactacaccactttGTCTCTCAATTGATATTATAACCCCGGAATGCTGAATATCCTAATTTTTACTCATGGCCACTTCTGTAACTGGACATAGGGGAGCATTGTCCTGTGGCTTCATCTAAATTATTGACACCCTATTCTGTTATACTGTTCTCACAAGCCCACTTAGAACTTATCTATCCAGCATACACTGACAATGATATTCACAATTTGATTGACCATTGTCATTGGAAGAGATCTTGAGATCTTTTAGTCCAAGCCTCTTACTTTTCCTATGAGCAAACAGAGACCTAGAGAAGTACAGTGACCTGGTCAAAGTTATACAGCTGATAAGTGGCATGAATGAGGCACAAACATTGTTCTTCTGACTCATAGGTCAGTATTTTCCCTCTACACTTTATTGCAAGTGCTTAGGCAATCCACTTACATGATAGTTTGGTGTGATTCTGGGcatcattattttttaatcatctttaTATTATTAATCTTAGTTTGGAAACACCTGGACCACAGGGCTTGGGCCATTACACTTTGCCATAGATAACACCCAGAACAGTGCTACATTAAAACAAATTACTTTAATAACGTTGGTTATAGTGGTAAAACATGATATATTTAATTATGTACATTTGAAATGATAATTGGGCTTTAttcataattaaataaaaaagctgAGCATGCAGAGGTCAGTGGAATGATCAAATAAAGTACACAAAAAGACAGTTTTTTAAATGACCTTTCaattgattccttttgttttcatatcatatTGGCTTCCAAATATATCCTCCTTGTCTATTTCTCCTCACAGAGAGCCCTCTCTAAAAATAAACAGCATTACATATTTAAGAATCtacatgaaaacaactgtgtTGTGTAGCAGCCAGGGAAAAGGAGTTTCTAGTTTCCACAGTGGTCTCAGCTCTGTCCTTCCTATGTTTTCCAGCCCCTTCACACTCCTTCAGGCTCCGAACCTGATCCACTGAGCTATCAGCTTGACACCACACTCAACCACCCAGAGCACACAGAACTATGTGTCTGTCCTGGTCAAGGCTGGACTAACCtactcctttcccccttttcccctttccccatgaGCTGCCTCCCAAGGGTAAATGTCTCCTGGGGCATGAAGAATGATTTGAAAAAATTGAACAGAAATGAGATGGCTGATGCTAAAATTCAAGAACTGTCAGTCCTCTGTAATTCATCATATTTATAGGCCCCATATTCATCATTCAAAAACTGAAAATGGCCTCAGCATTTTACTGGATCAGAAGCTCAGAAAGTGTGATATGacagaaataataatagtgaGATCTTAGCCTTCATTAACCATGAAAACATCAATGGCAATCACAGTAGTGGCAGAATGGGAcaatggaaagagtcctggatctGGCCTCCgggaacctaggttcaaatcctaaatCTGAttcttgttacctgtgtgaccaaagagaagccataaccactctgaccttcagtttcctcatctgggttGGACTAATTGCATTCTGAAGTCCATTCTATCTCTAGGACtattctaataattttaaaaataatcaaccaGAACTCTAACAATATTTGCAATAATAAATTTATGTAGGACTTTAATGTTTACACAATGTTTTACATGTATTAcataattttatcttcataaaaaTTTTGCAAGACAGGCAGCATTAatataattattctcattttatagatgagaaaaacaagaCTAGAATTTCaattgatttgctcaaagtcacacaacagATAACTATTAGAAGAGGAATTGCAATCCAAGTATTATGAGACCAAGTCCAGTGACTTTTTTTTGTCCCTACACTAGAATGCTCTCTGCCACAATAGAATCTTAGTGTCCAGTGTGAGTGAATTTCTATTCCCTATATATGagggttcttaacttttcctgtgtgcgtgcatgtgtgtgtgtgtgtgagagagagaggggggggggagagagagagactggtgaagcctatggactcctcagaataatgtttttgaataattgaaggaaatgctaaatcttGGTTTGGGCttagtgaaaagaaagatgtggttttcccatccaaattcatgaacCCCCTGAAATTTATTTGGGGACACTTTGGGGGCagaagttaagaacccttgttctaTATTCTTCCAGAGTTAAACAGGAGTATGGTATCCCACAATGATGTTTATTTTTTGGAAGAATATTGACAAGTTAGAGAATACATACAGGAAAGTGATCAGGGTTTGTAAATGACTGGAAATCATTCCATATGATCATCAGCAAGAACTGAAGATATTTAACTTGAAGAAGAGGTGACACAGAAAAACCATATGTAATTTTCAAATAATTGATAAGCTGCCATGATATAGAAgcaaaattaaactttttttgttgtgctttgtttctccccccacccccggacTCAAAAGACAAAATAAGGTGCAATGGTTAGAAATTAGAGGAAGGCAGATTTGAGTTCCatacaaagaaaaacttcctaaagattatatattttgtaattttgtcatatttacttttgattatttttgcatgtgtgttgttctttccatttacattattataatttgtatattgttttcttggctctgtttacctcactctgcatcagttcatataaagctgtccttgcttctctatattcattacaagttatttcttacagcacagtaattttccattacattcatgtatgaCAATGTTTATtggccattctccaaatgatgggtATCTACtatgtttccaattcttagctacaaATATGTTTGAGTATATGGACTTTTTCTTATCAATAACTTCCTTGGAGTGTAAGTTGAGTAATGGAGTGTTTGATTCAAAGGCTGTGGACACttgagtcactttatttgcacaatctccaattgctttctaaaatggttgcACCACttcacaaccccaacaacaacatATCTTTCCCCATacaacatctccaacatttactattgcaattttttttgtcatttttgccaatttttgagggtgtgaggtaaaacctcagggatgttttgatttgcatttctcttattattactgagttagaacacttttttttatgtggttgtgaatactttgcagttcttttgagaactgtttatatatatatatatatatatatatatatatatatcttttgagCATTTAGCTACTGGGAAATGACTGTTAGtttcatatgtgtgtattgtgtgtatatgcacacatctgtatatatatatatatatatatatatatacatatatgcactatATAGACAAAACacaatatgcacatatgtgtatatatacattatatatacaaaacaattatatgcatttgtatatgtaacaatacatatatgtgcatttttAATATACAcatttgcatgtgtatatatacatatatacatacaaacatacatatgtatgaatatatgtatatataatattctgGATACCAAATCCTTACCAGATTAACTTGATACAgagatttttttctacttcagaTTCAACCACTTTCCTCCTTATcctaaatgaattaattttatcGGTGctgaagcttttcaattttaaattCACTCTTCTGCTATAAACAGTATTATGTTACTTCAGgtactttaataatttttttaaggtggCCCTGTTCCCATTGGCTCTCTTCTCCTCACCCCTGATCCCTTCTTCTCATTTGTTACCTCTTTCCCTTCAGGATTTcgtttattaattcctttttctcttctgctttcaTCTGGTTAtatatcttttctccctcttttttatccctctCAGACAAGTAGATTggcctttccccacctccccttcaGGTAGCACTATACTTtagtgtatatctatatctctatccatttctgtatctatctctatcaATCTATATcaatctacatatctatctatttatctacctatctatctatctatctatctatctatctacctatctatccccCTGTACATAAAGGAtttctcttcattatccatcttATCTTTCTGTTTACTCCAGATTTGAATTCTCTGATTCATGACACCTATAATTAtcttacctctctctttctctattttttggaCATTCTTCATACAATCAAAGTTTCTATAGTGTTCACTCTAGGTTCTCTCCTCGAGACAATTTCTGCTTCTGGCTTGTGGGGCTTGCCCCATAGATTCTACTTTTTCCATGTGCATCCCATACAGTATAATAACAATTATTGCAAGTGTCAGAGAGGACATTGAACCATACTAAGACCCCTCTCCCATCACATCTCTAATAATGCAGCCCACTACTGATCTCTTGATAGagatgcgcgcgcgcgcacacacacacacacacacacacacacagagggcatgttaatcaattgggaaatggctgaacaagttgtactatataattgtaatggaatattattgtgctataagaagtgatgagcaggatgatttctgaacatcctggaaagaattacatgaactgataaaaggtgaagtaagaagaacaaggaaaagcttgtatacagtaacaataatattgtataatgatcattTAACAATGATTAAGCTAttttcatcaatacaatgatccaagataatatcaaaggactcatgatggaaaatgttatccacctccagagaaagaactgacagagtttgaatgcaggtcactttatttttttgtgttattttttagtgtgtgtcttcttttacaacatgactgatatggaattATATTTTGCATGagagcacatgtataacctatatcaatttgATTACTGCTGtatcagagaggagggagaagaaggagggggagaatttggaacacatttttaaataaaaatgttcaaaataattttacatgtaattgagaaaaaataagacattcaaaataaaataaaaagatataaagaaaaaattttaaatgctccTTGTcttctataaaaaaaaagaagaaaaaaattggagtcACAATCTCTTTGCTTGCTTGGAGTGTCCCAGATGCAGGCTCATAGCAAATTGACccaattatatgtatgtatgtatgtatgtatgtatgtacatgtatatacgtatgcatatatatacacatacacatatgcaaatacatatacatacatacatttattacacacctactatgtgccagctaatGTTCTAAGCTCTGgtgatacaattaataaaaagagaaagacaatctCACAAAAGGCAGCAGGAAATGGGTGGGGGAGTCTAGTGGGTATCTTATTTTGTGGAATTGAAATGAGACAGAGCAGAAAATACAGATTGGAGTGAGCCACAAAGCTCAGTTTctaccctctataaaggaaggcattgggaggaggttGGAACTCCATCTTTCAGTCCTCCAATCAGAGCGGAGAGGTGGCTAAGAGAGCTGGTGTCAGTCAAGGCTTCAATTAGCAacatggtgatgagattagagTTGATGAGCTTAACCAGAGAGGGTTTTCTTGTTCATTGTAGTTAAGACCAGAAAGAGCAACAAATACAGAGTGGAGTCTCTCACTGACCATCTCTCTTTACCCATCATATCTCTTCTCCCATAGAGAACATTCATACATACAACCCTCTTCTACTTACAAGTaagccctccttcctttctctcacctcttcaatttccccccttctcctcaCCCATTGCCTTCTAGGATCTTTGCTTTGTGAAACCACAGAGGTCACCTTCCCCTCATTATTAACCCATAACATGGCCCCAGCACTTGAATCCTTTCTATCCTCCTGCCCACTtctgccccccgccccccacctttCAGGTATGCTCATATGCCATAAAGTAGACCTACAAAGGAAATAGTCATCTTTAGGCAGGAGTCTCCATGTTCTTTCCACAATGTCCCCTGTCTACCTCTAAACTGTTCTCTATACCAGATTTCTCTTTTTAGATACATCAGTCAGGGTttgggaacctgtgacctcaaggccacatgtggccttctaggtccttgggtgcagccttttgactgaatctaagtaTTACAGTGATTCATTCTGTGAAATCTGTAtacggtcaaagggccacacttgaggacctagagggctacatgtgtctttgaggccacagattccccaacCTTGAATAGAAGCCACTTACTGGTCTTTCTCTTGTCACTCTGTCATTCTTGCGGTCCTTGCCTGCTGAATTCGTTCACTCCTGATTTCTGCCATTTTAGgtttttcaaaagcaaatagTCTCTTCAGttctaactttctttttaaaaaatgctgaactcttctttattattgaatatcTATCATTTTTCCCACATGGTTAAGCTCGGATTTGCAGATAACCCATCATAGGAAGCACCTTGAACTTTAATGCTCTTTGAAACAT
This Trichosurus vulpecula isolate mTriVul1 chromosome 2, mTriVul1.pri, whole genome shotgun sequence DNA region includes the following protein-coding sequences:
- the LOC118836608 gene encoding olfactory receptor 51S1 — protein: MIPSFLLVGIPGLVTTPSWWALILITIYLLCALGNGTVLWVIAVEPSLHRPMFFFLFLLGVSDLGLATVLMPTLLKLSLFDSHAVPAFACFLQMFFIHVFSVMESSVLLAMAFDRALAICRPLRYPALLTNSVISKIGLVIIFRCVSLHLPLPFLLAWMPYCHPQVLSHSYCLHPDISRLSCPGAQGATYSFFVVLSAMGLDPVLIFLSYALIGQALQGIASHEDRRRAQHTCAAHISAVFLFYVPMILLALVDRLRLPIPHAAHTFLSYIHFLLPPLLNPVLYSVKMREVREKILRRLHPMKVRSFS